From the Desulfomicrobium escambiense DSM 10707 genome, one window contains:
- a CDS encoding branched-chain amino acid ABC transporter permease, translating into MTGRQQFLYFLTLHRTGLAVTLMAAALLLFPLVEDNPYTLGLTNLIAINAIVVLGLNLFIGYTGQISLGHAAFFGLGAYGSAVATVTFGLPPWSAMFLVAALVAVVALAVGIPVLRLSGHYLAMATLGLNYVVHTVLLQWDDVTGGPSGFAGIPSLSVPGASVDDPVSLHYLLWSFAMACLLLCLNLVRSGVGRGMAALAGDETAAACLGVDTRATKVKVFVLSAVLASLAGSLFAHCYAYVSPDTFGIFASTDFVIMVVIGGMGSIWGSVFGAAFLTLMPEWVEFFDTYKDFVHGGILVLVLMFLPQGLITGLTDMVRVRLALRRRGHAAA; encoded by the coding sequence ATGACCGGCAGACAACAGTTCCTCTACTTCCTGACCCTCCACCGCACCGGCCTGGCAGTGACGCTCATGGCCGCGGCACTGCTGCTCTTCCCCCTCGTCGAGGACAACCCCTACACCCTGGGCCTGACCAACCTCATCGCCATCAACGCCATCGTGGTCCTGGGCCTGAACCTGTTCATCGGCTACACGGGCCAGATATCCCTCGGCCACGCGGCCTTCTTCGGCCTGGGCGCCTACGGTTCGGCCGTGGCCACCGTGACCTTCGGACTGCCACCCTGGTCCGCCATGTTCCTGGTCGCCGCCCTCGTGGCCGTGGTGGCCCTGGCCGTGGGCATCCCGGTGCTGCGCCTCTCGGGCCACTACCTGGCCATGGCCACGCTGGGCCTCAACTACGTCGTGCACACGGTGCTGCTGCAGTGGGACGATGTCACGGGCGGACCCAGCGGCTTCGCCGGCATCCCGAGCCTTTCGGTGCCGGGCGCGAGCGTCGACGACCCCGTCAGCCTGCACTACCTGCTGTGGAGCTTCGCCATGGCCTGCCTGCTGCTGTGCCTGAACCTCGTGCGCAGCGGCGTGGGACGGGGCATGGCCGCCCTGGCCGGGGACGAAACGGCCGCCGCCTGCCTGGGCGTCGACACGCGGGCCACCAAGGTCAAGGTCTTCGTGCTTTCGGCCGTGCTGGCCTCCCTGGCCGGCAGCCTCTTCGCCCACTGCTACGCCTACGTCAGTCCCGACACCTTCGGCATCTTCGCCTCCACGGACTTCGTCATCATGGTCGTCATCGGCGGCATGGGCTCCATCTGGGGCTCGGTCTTCGGCGCAGCCTTCCTGACGCTCATGCCCGAGTGGGTAGAGTTCTTCGACACCTACAAGGACTTCGTGCACGGCGGCATCCTCGTGCTGGTCCTCATGTTCCTGCCCCAGGGCCTGATCACGGGCCTGACGGACATGGTCCGGGTCCGCCTGGCCCTGAGGAGGCGCGGTCATGCTGCGGCTTGA